The Naumovozyma dairenensis CBS 421 chromosome 1, complete genome genomic interval CTGAACAACATGATGCGCTTTTAGCTGATGGTAAGGGAACAGTTGAAGCTGCTCCATCATTTAGTTTATTTGGCTACAGGGATTATAACAGAGAAGCATATATGCAAGTCTCCAAGCAAATTGCTTCCAAAACGGAACTTGTATTCAAGAATCTGAATGAATCTAAAGACAAAACTACAGatgatatttattatgCAGCATCTCATGTTGAACATGTAAGCtctatttttgaaaatcttTGGATGTCATTTTTGGCAGCATTAACACCACCCTTTAAAGAGTACGATGAAGTTGAAACCACAAATAAATGTTTAGAAGGTTTGAAACTTTCAATCAGAATCGCTTCTATCTTTAGTATATCAGATGCTAGAACTTCATTTATTGGTGCACTGGTtcaattttgtaatttgCAAAATGTAGACGAAATcaaaatgaagaatatcAACGCGATGGTAATCTTATTAGAAGTTTCCTTATCTGAAGGTAACTATTTGAAGGAATCTTGGACTGATGTGttatttgttgtttctCAATTAGAGAGATTACAATTGATTTCCAAGGGTATTGATAGAGAAACTGTTCCTGATGTAGCACAAGCTCGTTTGGCTAATCCAAGACAATCTTTTGACTCAACAAGGTCTACCGCTGTAGCACCTTCAATTTTCGATCTCTGGGGTAAAAAGGCAACTCCAACTGAACTAGCTCAAGAAAAACACCACAATCAAACTCTTTCACCAGATATCtcaaaatttatttcttcaagTGATTTAGTTGTATTAAtggataatattttcactAAAAGTTCTGAACTTACAGGTAGTGCTATTGTTGACTTCATTAAGGCTTTAACGCACGTATCTCtagatgaaattgaatcttCTCAAAATGCTTCCACTCCCAGAATGTTTTCTTTACAAAAGATGGTGGATGtttgttattataatatGGATCGTATTAAGTTGGAATGGACCCCAATATGGACAATCATGGGTAATGCCTTTAATAAAATTGCCACTAATCCAAATTTGGCGGTAGTGTTTTTTGCTATTGATTCATTGCGTCAATTATCTATGAGATTTTTAGATATCGAAGAATTGACCGGGTTCGAATTTCAACatgatttcttaaaacCGTTTGAATATACCGTACAAAATACCACTAATGTAGAAGTTCAAGAAATGATTATTGAATGTTATCGTAATTTTATTCTAACTAAGTCTGAGAAGATTAAATCTGGTTGGAAAACTATCTTAGAATCATTACAATTCACTGCACAATCAAAATCAGAATCTATTGTGAAAAAAACTCAAGAATTAATAAGTAATGATATCATCCCTGATCATTTTGAAAGTGTATTTTGTCAAGATAATGCATTTGCAGAATTGGTCACTGtcttcaaagaaatcactaagaataaaaaattccaaaaattggCTTTACATGCTTTggaatcattgaaaaaaatgaccCAAAAGATTGCCAAGATTTGTTTTGACGACAAAGATGAAACTTTACTACATGGTAAAGATATCTTCCAGGATGTTTGGTTCCCCATGCTCTTTTGCTTTAATGATACCATCATGACTGCTGAAGATTTAGAGGTTAGATCTCGTGCTTTGAATTATATGTTTGATGCACTAGTTGCATATGGGGGTGAATTTGATGATCAATTTTGGGAAAATATCTGTACAAGATTGttgtttccaatttttggtgttctttcaaaacattGGGAAGTTAATCAATTCAATAGTCATGATGATTTAAGTGTATGGTTATCTACTACTCTAATCCAAGctttaagaaatttaaTTGCATTATTTACACattattttgaatcattGAATAGAATGCTCGATGGATTCCTAGGATTATTAGTCTCATGTATTTgtcaagaaaatgatactATTGCAAGAATTGGTAGATCATGTTTACAACAATTGATTCTTCAAAATGTTActaaatttaatgaagaGCATTGGGAACATATTGGTGATGTTTTCAAGAGATTATTCGAATTAACGACAGCATCTGAATTGTTTGATTACGATCCATTACATCAAGGTAGGAGAAGATCAATTCTTCATAAAAAGATTATCGCACCACCATTAAAATCcgaaaataataataacagtgACGTTACAAAGAAACACTACATGAACGATGCTAATGTTAAAAGTACGGATTCggaaataaataataccGTGGAAAGGGCCCAAAAAGAGGAAGCTAGTGAAGATGTCGGTAATGAAATTCCGGATGTTGAAAGTAATTCTACACCAGCTGAGAGTAATAGTAGTACAAAAGCAATGATAACACCGAGAGAGACAAGTCCAGTTACTGCTGAAGACAACGGTTCCACAGCCATGAACTCAAGTACTATGGCAAAGACCAAACTCATGGATATTCAACCAGGACCAGATGCCATGCGTCGTAGAATTAGTGTTAAGAATTCCATTGTGGTGAAATGTGTCttacaattattaatgattgAATTAATCAGtgaattgtttgaaaatgaGGAATTTTCTCGTTGCATTCCATATAAGCAATCCATGCGGATGCTAGGATTATTAGAGAGCTCGTATGAATTCTCTCGTGATTTCAATGAAGATTATGGTTTAAGAACACGTCTTGTTGAAGCCCGTGTTGTTGATAAGATACCTAATCTATTGAAACAAGAAACTAGTTCCGCGGCAGTCCTCATTGATATTATGTTTAAATTGTACttgaatgatgatgaaaagaaaagtgAATTATTGTTGCGTTTAGTGAATGTCTGTACAAATGTTGTTGAAGGATATGTTTCGTTAGATGATAGAACGATGGAGAGAAGTATAAATTCATGGCGCCCAGTTATTGTAGAGATATTGCAAGGATattatgaatttgatgatgaagatttcaAACAGTACTGTTCCTCAATGTACGGGCATATTATGCaaatattagaaaagaGTGTTCCATCTGATTTAAGGCATGCCATGAAGTTATTTTTAACAAGAATAGGAGAAATCTACGTGTATCCTGGTGATGATGAGACAATTTAACCAAAATGTGGTGctatattgaaatatatatatgtagaATAGAGTTTCCCTATGTAGGTATATAGTATTTGTTTTCAATGCAAAGGgaatgataataacaaagaaaaaaaacgTCAGTGACGTGGTTTATAGATGAGAATACCCGTCACTCGAGTTGGAACTGTTTTTGTCACGTGCCATTCTCCATTCCCTCTTTTCGCGTCGTTTCCCGGAACTCGGTCTTTGGTCCGCAAGTCCCGAGGCCCGGGCCTTTACCGGTGTTTACGGTCGCGTTGCTGGGTCATGCGTAATCCTTCCAGGGCATACTTTTGTGGTCTAAAGGGTTTGGGATTCCAAAATT includes:
- the SEC7 gene encoding Arf family guanine nucleotide exchange factor SEC7 (similar to Saccharomyces cerevisiae SEC7 (YDR170C); ancestral locus Anc_8.368); its protein translation is MPSQEQDPEGTPQLKPTHSHASATSSNIETSQNVTVEVDQPDIGEDEPSTNEPPSERLATPDDDAISSELSDVDISSGHEAIDMSNTHNNDDETEQVGDESPLSRDDATEENVTPPNEQVDDVDISSAHESENEVNNNQGEEAHNVEQLAENETQQEDTTVTAEVESQVETPSIQISEPATEQDSVIQSSLQTDRPAVSHTRNASILSSNTINANAKSTIALVKTTLEAIMKEKSMKKYPNAQKIIERTIARLDEEAAQTELQSIDSILIFEALRAACRTKSSKIKIKALDCLSKLFSFRALDESVLINLPDSLASDVQTQDDANNGITPPPKQKLIEAAIDTIAECFEGEGTNEKVELQIIRSLSSCILAEDSTSLCHGVSLLKAIRTIYNAFVFSLNPSNQGIAQATLTQVISYVFDRIDIKALENQNSTKISNKDNTGVLEKEENNVPLTLENINKLNDAAENGNDLKDTEDLEPENKETLDINTSQDLAIKDAFLVFRTMAKICAKQLEADLDMRSHAVRAKLLSLHIIYSIIKDHIDLFLSPYVYFHGKESSTLLESVRQFLCLSLTRNAASPISPVFEITAEIMWLLIANLRAEFRREIPVFLTEIYFPITELKTSTSQQKRYFLSIIQRICNDPRTLIEFYLNYDCNPGMPNIMEMIVDYLTRLTLTRVEITPTQRSYYEDQLSKPLATYNLGQLPLLTTSNIASSTDQGQAALYFPLEFALKMTSLNCIVSVLRSLNSWAHKALNPIINSNTNNNNLNSTGDANTITASRSNNSLAISSVQDMNSNINIGDEENKSIFSQNQSDDPTQFENLKLRKTQLSDCIAVFNSKPKKAIPLLLQKGFIKDDSPKEIAKWLLNTDGLDLAVVGDFLGEGDEKNIAVMHAFVDEMDFTGLSIVDGLREFLQEFRLPGEGQKIDRFMLKFAERYVDQNPGMFSKADTAYVLSYSLIMLNTDLHSSQVKNRMTLNDFLENNEGIDNGNDLPRDFLVGLYNEIANNEIKLLSEQHDALLADGKGTVEAAPSFSLFGYRDYNREAYMQVSKQIASKTELVFKNLNESKDKTTDDIYYAASHVEHVSSIFENLWMSFLAALTPPFKEYDEVETTNKCLEGLKLSIRIASIFSISDARTSFIGALVQFCNLQNVDEIKMKNINAMVILLEVSLSEGNYLKESWTDVLFVVSQLERLQLISKGIDRETVPDVAQARLANPRQSFDSTRSTAVAPSIFDLWGKKATPTELAQEKHHNQTLSPDISKFISSSDLVVLMDNIFTKSSELTGSAIVDFIKALTHVSLDEIESSQNASTPRMFSLQKMVDVCYYNMDRIKLEWTPIWTIMGNAFNKIATNPNLAVVFFAIDSLRQLSMRFLDIEELTGFEFQHDFLKPFEYTVQNTTNVEVQEMIIECYRNFILTKSEKIKSGWKTILESLQFTAQSKSESIVKKTQELISNDIIPDHFESVFCQDNAFAELVTVFKEITKNKKFQKLALHALESLKKMTQKIAKICFDDKDETLLHGKDIFQDVWFPMLFCFNDTIMTAEDLEVRSRALNYMFDALVAYGGEFDDQFWENICTRLLFPIFGVLSKHWEVNQFNSHDDLSVWLSTTLIQALRNLIALFTHYFESLNRMLDGFLGLLVSCICQENDTIARIGRSCLQQLILQNVTKFNEEHWEHIGDVFKRLFELTTASELFDYDPLHQGRRRSILHKKIIAPPLKSENNNNSDVTKKHYMNDANVKSTDSEINNTVERAQKEEASEDVGNEIPDVESNSTPAESNSSTKAMITPRETSPVTAEDNGSTAMNSSTMAKTKLMDIQPGPDAMRRRISVKNSIVVKCVLQLLMIELISELFENEEFSRCIPYKQSMRMLGLLESSYEFSRDFNEDYGLRTRLVEARVVDKIPNLLKQETSSAAVLIDIMFKLYLNDDEKKSELLLRLVNVCTNVVEGYVSLDDRTMERSINSWRPVIVEILQGYYEFDDEDFKQYCSSMYGHIMQILEKSVPSDLRHAMKLFLTRIGEIYVYPGDDETI